A DNA window from Engystomops pustulosus chromosome 6, aEngPut4.maternal, whole genome shotgun sequence contains the following coding sequences:
- the LOC140065719 gene encoding heat shock protein 30C-like, translated as MYPYRQMRYSYSPYRNPTQAPEPDVDLLARQLDEEMMNMRSELERRLHQLPQLSQALPPLDVDMRRSPASNRYSVSAVNNSPSLVQPRKEKFEMTLDVSPFSPEELIVKTEGRKLIVSGKRDIKTETENGGCHHEFRDFRRETELPDDVHPEDVLCSLSNDGQLHIETQCLALPAARERLVPIQMGRALGR; from the coding sequence ATGTATCCTTACAGACAAATGAGATACTCATACAGCCCTTACAGAAATCCTACTCAGGCACCAGAACCAGACGTTGATCTCCTTGCCAGGCAGCTAGATGAAGAGATGATGAACATGAGGAGTGAGCTCGAAAGAAGGCTTCACCAGCTCCCACAGTTATCTCAGGCTTTGCCACCACTGGACGTAGATATGCGAAGGAGTCCGGCCTCGAACAGATACTCTGTATCAGCTGTGAATAACTCTCCTTCTttagttcaaccaagaaaggagAAGTTTGAGATGACCTTAGACGTGAGTCCTTTTTCTCCTGAAGAACTGATTGTGAAAACAGAAGGCAGGAAACTCATTGTGTCTGGAAAGCGTGACATAAAGACGGAGACTGAGAATGGCGGCTGCCACCATGAATTCCGTGACTTCAGGAGAGAAACTGAACTTCCAGATGATGTGCATCCTGAGGACGTGCTGTGTTCCTTGTCGAATGATGGGCAGCTCCACATTGAGACTCAATGCCTGGCACTGCCAGCTGCACGGGAAAGACTTGTTCCCATCCAAATGGGACGAGCCTTGGGTCGCTGA
- the LOC140065722 gene encoding heat shock protein 30D-like, with protein sequence MFPLSLLQSSHSPLCACSESPLTLWPAASQLIFGQLEDDMMNMRNDLERRMQQVNQAYQLLDMGMRRRGSQRRSPTKGESPSMRKEGKDNYELTLDVSGFSPEELTVKTEGRRLIVSGKHDKKKKDECGGHFHEYREWRREAELPDNVNPEDVLCSLSSDGRLHFQAPRRSLPPAQERPIPITVTQNPVEGQQNLSEIQNSQPIGEQEKGPGSS encoded by the coding sequence ATGTTTCCTCTCAGCCTCCTCCAGTCCTCGCACAGTCCTCTATGTGCCTGCAGCGAGTCTCCTCTCACCCTCTGGCCAGCAGCTTCACAACTCATCTTCGGCCAGCTGGAGGATGACATGATGAACATGAGGAACGACCTGGAGAGGAGAATGCAACAAGTCAACCAGGCTTACCAGCTCCTGGACATGGGCATGAGAAGAAGAGGCAGCCAGAGGAGATCTCCTACCAAGGGTGAATCCCCATCCATGAGAAAGGAAGGGAAAGATAACTATGAGCTCACCCTGGACGTCAGTGGCTTTTCTCCTGAGGAGCTGACAGTGAAGACAGAAGGCAGGAGGCTGATAGTGTCCGGAAAACATGACAAGAAGAAGAAGGATGAGTGTGGTGGCCACTTCCATGAGTATAGAGAGTGGAGAAGAGAAGCTGAGCTCCCAGACAATGTGAACCCTGAAGATGTCCTCTGCTCCCTGTCCAGTGATGGACGACTCCACTTCCAGGCTCCTCGTCGTTCTCTACCACCTGCTCAAGAGAGGCCAATACCCATCACTGTCACCCAGAATCCAGTAGAGGGGCAACAGAATCTCTCAGAGATCCAGAACAGTCAACCTATTGGAGAGCAGGAGAAAGGTCCAGGTTCTTCCTGA
- the LOC140065721 gene encoding heat shock protein 30D-like, with translation MFPLNLLQSSHSPLCACSESPLTLWPAASQLIFGQLEDDMMNMRNDLERRMQRVNQAYQLLDMDMRRRGTQRSSPTKGESPSMRKEGKDNYELTLDVSGFSAEELTVKTEGRRLIVSGKHDKKKKDECGGHFHEYREWRREAELPDDVNPEDVLCSLSTDGRLHFQAPRRALLPAQERPIPITVIQNPEEGQQNPPEIQNSQPNGEQEKGPGSS, from the coding sequence ATGTTTCCTCTCAACCTCCTCCAGTCCTCGCACAGTCCTCTATGTGCCTGCAGCGAGTCTCCTCTCACCCTCTGGCCAGCAGCTTCACAACTCATCTTCGGCCAGCTGGAGGATGACATGATGAACATGAGGAACGACCTGGAGAGGAGAATGCAACGAGTCAACCAGGCTTACCAGCTCCTGGACATGGACATGAGAAGAAGAGGCACCCAGAGGAGCTCTCCTACCAAGGGTGAATCGCCCTCTATGAGAAAGGAAGGGAAAGATAACTATGAGCTCACCCTGGACGTCAGTGGCTTTTCTGCTGAGGAGCTGACAGTGAAGACAGAAGGCAGGAGGCTGATAGTGTCCGGAAAACATGACAAGAAGAAGAAGGATGAGTGTGGTGGCCACTTCCATGAGTATAGAGAGTGGAGAAGAGAAGCTGAGCTCCCAGACGATGTGAACCCTGAAGATGTCCTCTGCTCCCTGTCCACTGATGGACGACTCCACTTCCAGGCCCCTCGCCGTGCTCTACTACCTGCTCAAGAGAGGCCAATACCCATCACTGTCATCCAGAATCCAGAAGAGGGGCAACAGAATCCCCCAGAGATCCAGAACAGCCAACCTAATGGAGAGCAGGAGAAAGGTCCAGGTTCTTCCTGA
- the LOC140065720 gene encoding heat shock protein 30C-like has translation MFPLSLLQSSHSHLCACSESPLTLWPAASQLIFGQLEDDMMNMRNDLERRMQRVNQAYQLLDMDMRRRATQRRSMRKEGKDNYELTLDVSGFSPEELTVKTEGRRLIVSGKHDKKKMDECGGHFHEYREWRREAELPDDVNPEDVLCSLSTDGRLHFQAPRRALPPAQERPIPITVIQNPVEGQQNPPEIQNSQPNGEQEKVPGSS, from the coding sequence ATGTTTCCTCTCAGCCTCCTCCAGTCCTCACACAGTCATCTATGTGCCTGCAGCGAGTCTCCTCTCACCCTCTGGCCAGCAGCTTCACAACTCATCTTCGGCCAGCTGGAGGATGACATGATGAACATGAGGAACGACCTGGAGAGGAGAATGCAACGAGTCAACCAGGCTTACCAGCTCCTGGACATGGACATGAGAAGAAGAGCCACCCAGAGGAGATCTATGAGAAAGGAAGGGAAAGATAACTATGAGCTCACCCTGGATGTCAGTGGCTTTTCTCCTGAGGAGCTGACAGTGAAGACAGAAGGCAGGAGGCTGATAGTGTCCGGAAAACATGACAAGAAGAAGATGGATGAGTGTGGTGGCCACTTCCATGAGTATAGAGAGTGGAGAAGAGAAGCTGAGCTCCCAGACGATGTGAACCCTGAAGATGTCCTCTGCTCCCTGTCCACTGATGGACGACTCCACTTCCAGGCTCCTCGTCGTGCTCTACCACCTGCTCAAGAGAGGCCAATACCCATCACTGTCATCCAGAATCCAGTAGAGGGGCAACAGAATCCCCCAGAGATCCAGAACAGCCAACCTAATGGAGAGCAGGAGAAAGTTCCAGGTTCTTCCTAA